A genomic stretch from Bacteroidales bacterium includes:
- a CDS encoding BatD family protein, translating into MRCFLSVFFILFTIHSQAQNVSVTVECPRIVRVGEAFQMSVNINASSSVPKLPEMPVFSVLRGPDRSQSSQISVVNGKVTQSVNMSYNYVLQANQEGTHEIPPVEVTVDKKTHQSQPVRVQVVAGNASTQPSQQNTESGQTDNSQVKTDNRDIFLSVVPSRTKMYQGENLHVAVKLFSKLDIASLDNMKLPNFEGFFKQEVETPPLRGLEREMVNGEIYGAGVLRQYVLFTQKSGT; encoded by the coding sequence ATGAGGTGTTTTTTATCTGTATTTTTTATACTCTTTACAATACATTCACAGGCGCAGAATGTAAGTGTGACTGTTGAATGTCCCCGTATAGTCAGGGTAGGAGAGGCATTTCAGATGTCTGTGAATATCAATGCCAGCAGTTCCGTACCTAAATTACCTGAAATGCCGGTTTTTTCAGTTTTACGTGGGCCCGACCGGTCTCAGAGCAGCCAGATAAGTGTTGTTAACGGAAAAGTGACTCAGTCGGTGAATATGTCATATAATTATGTGTTACAGGCCAATCAGGAAGGAACACATGAAATACCACCTGTTGAGGTCACAGTAGATAAAAAGACCCATCAATCCCAGCCGGTCAGGGTACAGGTAGTGGCAGGAAACGCATCGACACAACCATCCCAACAAAACACGGAATCAGGGCAAACAGATAATTCTCAGGTAAAGACGGATAACCGGGATATTTTTCTGAGTGTTGTTCCAAGCCGTACGAAAATGTACCAGGGAGAAAATCTTCATGTTGCCGTAAAGCTTTTTTCAAAACTGGATATAGCATCCCTGGATAATATGAAATTACCGAACTTTGAAGGTTTCTTCAAACAGGAAGTAGAAACACCACCATTAAGAGGATTGGAACGGGAAATGGTCAATGGGGAAATATACGGAGCTGGTGTCTTGCGTCAATATGTCCTCTTCACGCAGAAAAGCGGCACA
- a CDS encoding tetratricopeptide repeat protein, with amino-acid sequence MKRIFSIICLFSFVVISVWAQTEDTLQLKANGKTPDYRKEMRAGNKLYEAGQSVDAETAYRKALIADEKSHQAAFNLGDALYRQQKYDEAGKQFEIAAAEMTDKKDKSRAYHNLGNSLLQQQKLKESIDAYKQALRNDPKDMDTKYNLSYAMNLLKQQEQQNQDDQKDQNQDKDKQDQNKDQQDQQKDQQDQDKDEQDQQDQKNQDQQKDQQQQDQQKNEQGQKEQQISPEDAQRMLDAIAQEEKELQEKLQKKERAGHRGKIEKNW; translated from the coding sequence ATGAAAAGAATTTTTAGTATTATATGTCTCTTTAGTTTTGTGGTCATTTCAGTCTGGGCTCAAACGGAAGATACGCTCCAATTGAAAGCCAACGGAAAAACACCAGATTATCGTAAGGAAATGCGTGCCGGAAACAAGTTATACGAAGCAGGTCAATCGGTTGATGCCGAGACAGCATACCGGAAAGCATTGATAGCTGATGAAAAATCCCATCAGGCTGCTTTTAATCTGGGCGATGCATTATACCGTCAACAGAAATATGATGAGGCGGGAAAGCAATTTGAGATAGCAGCTGCTGAAATGACGGATAAGAAAGATAAATCCCGTGCTTATCATAATCTGGGAAACTCTTTGTTGCAGCAACAAAAACTAAAGGAAAGTATTGACGCTTACAAACAGGCGTTACGTAACGATCCCAAAGATATGGATACCAAATATAACCTGTCGTATGCCATGAATCTGTTGAAGCAGCAGGAACAACAGAACCAGGATGATCAGAAAGATCAAAATCAGGACAAAGACAAGCAGGATCAAAATAAAGACCAACAGGATCAACAAAAAGACCAGCAGGATCAAGATAAAGACGAACAAGATCAGCAGGACCAGAAGAATCAGGATCAGCAAAAAGATCAGCAACAACAGGACCAGCAAAAAAATGAGCAGGGACAGAAGGAGCAACAAATTTCTCCTGAAGATGCCCAACGGATGTTGGATGCTATAGCCCAGGAAGAAAAAGAATTACAGGAAAAGCTTCAGAAAAAAGAACGGGCCGGGCATCGTGGGAAGATTGAAAAGAATTGGTAG
- a CDS encoding VWA domain-containing protein: MFQFSHPEYLYALTLVLLFTFLFIWTSYARKKRIRRFGEVELVNRLTPDASTKKPLLKFILLMIAFCFFVIGAAGPKFGTKLQEQKRNGSDIIIALDVSNSMMAEDIQPNRLERAKQAVSRLIDRLGENKIGLIVFAGEAYTQLPITTDYVSAKMFLSTISPDIVPVQGTAIGTAINLAANSFSPTSDAGKAIVVITDGENHEDNPVQAAKNALERGINVYTIGVGSTQGTPIPVKTSSGQRDFIKDRSGNVVMTKLDEKTLQEVAMAGKGIYVRATSANMGLNNVYEEISKLEKAEYEAKIYTDFAEMFQWPFGVALVFLLIELLISNRKNRFRLFN; the protein is encoded by the coding sequence ATGTTCCAGTTTTCACATCCAGAATATTTATATGCACTGACACTGGTATTGTTGTTTACTTTTCTGTTCATATGGACTTCCTATGCACGGAAAAAAAGGATACGACGTTTTGGTGAAGTGGAATTGGTCAATCGTTTGACGCCCGATGCATCCACCAAAAAACCTTTATTGAAATTCATCCTGTTGATGATTGCTTTTTGTTTTTTTGTTATTGGGGCAGCCGGGCCTAAGTTCGGTACCAAACTTCAGGAACAGAAACGTAATGGATCCGATATCATTATTGCGTTGGATGTATCCAACAGTATGATGGCGGAAGATATCCAGCCTAACCGGCTTGAACGGGCCAAACAGGCAGTATCACGGTTGATAGACAGATTAGGCGAGAATAAAATAGGGTTGATCGTGTTTGCAGGTGAGGCTTATACCCAGTTGCCTATTACTACAGATTATGTATCTGCCAAAATGTTTTTGTCCACTATTTCTCCGGATATTGTTCCGGTACAGGGTACAGCTATCGGGACAGCCATTAATCTTGCCGCAAATTCCTTTTCGCCGACCAGTGATGCAGGCAAAGCGATAGTAGTGATCACAGATGGTGAAAACCATGAAGATAACCCGGTTCAGGCAGCAAAAAATGCATTGGAACGGGGCATCAATGTATATACGATCGGTGTCGGTTCTACACAAGGTACACCTATTCCGGTGAAAACAAGTTCAGGGCAAAGGGATTTCATTAAAGATCGTTCCGGCAATGTGGTGATGACAAAGCTGGACGAAAAGACCCTTCAGGAAGTGGCCATGGCAGGTAAGGGAATTTATGTGCGTGCCACTTCTGCCAATATGGGGCTCAATAATGTATATGAAGAGATCAGTAAACTGGAAAAAGCCGAATATGAAGCGAAAATATATACCGATTTTGCAGAAATGTTTCAGTGGCCTTTTGGTGTTGCTTTGGTATTTTTATTGATAGAATTATTGATATCTAACCGGAAAAACAGATTTAGATTATTTAATTGA